A part of Pararoseomonas sp. SCSIO 73927 genomic DNA contains:
- the dut gene encoding dUTP diphosphatase: protein MTATIRVVRLPHAADLPLPAYATDGAAAMDLLAAVEAPLTIPPGERALVPTGLTVALPPGHEWQIRPRSGLALKNGIVLANSPGTIDEDYRGEVGVIVLNAGQESFTVERGMRIAQAVLAPVTRAVFEEAESLEGTARGAGGFGSTGFSSTGTH, encoded by the coding sequence ATGACCGCGACCATTCGCGTGGTGCGCCTGCCCCACGCCGCCGACCTGCCGCTGCCCGCCTACGCCACCGATGGCGCGGCGGCGATGGACCTGCTGGCGGCGGTGGAGGCCCCGCTGACGATCCCTCCGGGCGAGCGCGCGCTGGTGCCGACCGGCCTGACCGTGGCCCTGCCGCCCGGCCACGAGTGGCAGATCCGCCCCCGCTCCGGCCTGGCCCTGAAGAACGGGATCGTCCTGGCGAACTCTCCCGGCACGATCGACGAGGACTATCGCGGCGAGGTGGGGGTGATTGTCCTGAACGCCGGGCAGGAGAGCTTCACGGTGGAGCGCGGCATGCGCATCGCCCAGGCCGTGCTGGCGCCGGTGACGCGGGCGGTGTTCGAGGAGGCGGAGAGCCTGGAGGGGACGGCGCGCGGGGCCGGCGGTTTCGGCAGCACGGGTTTCAGCAGCACTGGCACGCACTAG
- a CDS encoding molybdopterin-synthase adenylyltransferase MoeB, whose amino-acid sequence MDALPDLDFTEDELHRYSRHILLGEVGAVGQARLREARVLVVGAGGLGSPLALYLAAAGVGTIGLIDHDTLELSNLQRQVAHTTGRVGRPKVESMAITLAALNPLTKVETHLRRLDEAAARDLIPRYDLVCDGTDNFPTRFLLGDLCHQLGRTLVSAAVLRFEGQLSTFKSHLGAPHPCHRCLHPEMPPDGLVPSCGEAGVLGAVTGVMGTLQATEVLKEILGIGESMSGRLLLWDALDTRFRTIRLKRDPACPVCAGG is encoded by the coding sequence ATGGACGCGCTCCCCGATCTCGACTTCACCGAGGACGAACTCCACCGCTACTCCCGCCACATCCTCCTCGGGGAGGTCGGGGCGGTCGGCCAGGCGAGGCTGCGCGAGGCCCGCGTGCTGGTGGTCGGCGCCGGCGGCCTGGGATCTCCCCTCGCGCTCTATCTCGCGGCGGCGGGCGTCGGCACGATCGGCCTGATCGACCACGACACGCTCGAGCTCTCGAACCTACAGCGTCAGGTGGCGCACACCACGGGCCGGGTGGGCCGCCCGAAGGTGGAGAGCATGGCCATCACCCTCGCCGCCCTGAACCCGTTGACGAAGGTCGAGACCCACCTGCGCCGCCTGGACGAGGCCGCGGCCCGCGACCTGATCCCCCGCTACGACCTGGTCTGCGACGGCACGGACAACTTCCCCACCCGCTTCCTGCTGGGCGACCTCTGCCACCAGCTCGGCCGCACCCTCGTCTCGGCCGCGGTGCTCCGCTTCGAGGGCCAGCTCTCCACCTTCAAGTCGCATCTCGGCGCGCCGCACCCCTGCCATCGCTGCCTGCACCCGGAGATGCCGCCCGACGGCCTCGTCCCCTCCTGCGGAGAGGCGGGGGTGCTGGGCGCCGTCACCGGGGTGATGGGCACGCTGCAGGCCACGGAGGTGCTGAAGGAGATCCTCGGCATCGGCGAATCCATGTCCGGTCGCCTGCTGCTGTGGGACGCGCTGGACACCCGCTTCCGCACCATCCGCCTGAAGCGCGACCCGGCTTGTCCGGTCTGCGCCGGGGGATGA
- a CDS encoding bifunctional phosphopantothenoylcysteine decarboxylase/phosphopantothenate synthase, whose translation MNGKRVLLVVSGSVAAYKALELARLLGKAGATVTGLLTAGGARFVTPHALQAITGRKLAEDLWSLREEADRGHIRLARETDLVVVAPASADRLARMAAGMADDLAGAVLLAWNGPVLVAPAMNPTMWAHPATGANVATLMARGVQFVGPEDGLMAEAESGTGRLSEPLAILAAIDSILSDPEHGAPDSALEDALDAAIAAQAEAPADEAEGRPFAAHRAPAAAEGGSSFSNGKPHAADHHADPDEAAPSSFSASQAPAADVASHSLRGTEPGALPLSGRHVLVTSGPTHEPLDPVRYIANRSSGKQGHAIAAALAALGARVTLVSGPVTLADPAGVTVRHVETAREMLAACEAALPADAAVFAAAVADWRPAEVAGQKMKKPADDAAPPLALVPNPDILATLSRHPRRPGLVVGFAAETERVVEHARAKLARKGCDWIVANDVSGDVMGGAENLVHLVTAAAVEDWPRLPKAEVAARLADRIAEALRA comes from the coding sequence ATGAACGGCAAGCGCGTCCTCCTCGTCGTCTCCGGCTCCGTTGCTGCCTACAAGGCGCTGGAGCTGGCCCGGCTGCTGGGCAAGGCGGGGGCCACCGTCACGGGGCTGCTGACGGCGGGCGGGGCGCGCTTCGTCACCCCGCACGCGCTGCAGGCGATCACCGGGCGGAAGCTGGCCGAGGACCTGTGGTCGCTCCGCGAGGAGGCGGACCGCGGGCACATCCGGCTGGCGCGGGAGACGGACCTGGTGGTGGTCGCGCCCGCCTCCGCCGACCGGCTGGCGCGCATGGCCGCGGGGATGGCGGACGACCTGGCGGGCGCCGTGCTGCTGGCCTGGAACGGGCCGGTGCTGGTCGCGCCCGCGATGAATCCGACCATGTGGGCGCACCCCGCCACGGGGGCGAACGTGGCGACGCTGATGGCGCGCGGCGTCCAGTTCGTCGGGCCGGAGGACGGGTTGATGGCGGAGGCGGAGAGCGGCACGGGCCGCCTCTCCGAGCCGCTGGCCATCCTGGCGGCGATCGACTCCATCCTCTCCGATCCCGAGCACGGCGCCCCGGATTCGGCGCTGGAGGATGCGCTAGACGCCGCCATCGCCGCCCAGGCCGAGGCCCCTGCTGACGAGGCCGAGGGCCGCCCCTTCGCCGCGCACCGCGCCCCCGCAGCGGCCGAGGGCGGCTCCAGCTTCAGCAACGGCAAGCCCCACGCTGCCGACCACCATGCGGACCCGGACGAGGCCGCGCCCTCCAGCTTCTCCGCCTCCCAGGCCCCCGCGGCCGATGTGGCCTCGCACAGCCTGCGCGGCACGGAGCCGGGGGCGCTGCCGCTCTCCGGCCGGCACGTCCTCGTCACCTCCGGACCCACGCACGAGCCGCTGGACCCCGTGCGCTACATCGCCAACCGCTCCTCCGGGAAGCAGGGCCACGCCATCGCGGCGGCGCTGGCGGCGCTGGGCGCGCGGGTCACGCTCGTCTCCGGCCCCGTGACCCTGGCCGACCCCGCGGGCGTCACGGTGCGCCATGTGGAGACGGCGCGGGAGATGCTGGCGGCCTGCGAGGCGGCGCTGCCCGCCGATGCCGCGGTCTTCGCCGCCGCCGTGGCGGATTGGCGCCCGGCGGAAGTGGCCGGGCAGAAGATGAAGAAGCCCGCCGACGACGCCGCCCCGCCCCTGGCCCTGGTGCCGAACCCCGACATCCTCGCCACCCTGTCCCGCCACCCCCGGCGCCCGGGGCTGGTGGTGGGGTTCGCCGCGGAGACGGAGCGGGTGGTGGAGCACGCGCGGGCGAAGCTGGCGCGCAAGGGCTGCGACTGGATCGTGGCGAACGACGTCTCCGGCGACGTGATGGGCGGCGCGGAAAACCTCGTCCACCTCGTCACCGCCGCCGCCGTGGAGGACTGGCCGCGCCTGCCGAAGGCCGAGGTGGCCGCGCGGCTGGCGGACCGCATCGCGGAGGCGCTGCGGGCATGA
- a CDS encoding DsrE family protein: protein MTPLGILLRGAGHEPAHYALVLATAAAAVGRPVTLFATNAGLALFRRDAPLLADPREALLEARAVAGIATLAEAAEELGIRRIACEAGMRAEGIAAPELAKGVEVAGVVTFLGAVGTGQLLSL, encoded by the coding sequence ATGACCCCGCTCGGCATCCTCCTGCGCGGGGCGGGGCACGAGCCCGCGCACTACGCCCTCGTGCTGGCCACCGCCGCGGCGGCGGTGGGGCGGCCCGTCACCCTTTTCGCCACCAATGCCGGCCTAGCCCTGTTCCGCCGGGACGCCCCGTTGCTGGCCGACCCGCGCGAGGCGTTGCTGGAGGCCCGCGCGGTCGCGGGGATCGCCACCCTGGCGGAGGCGGCCGAGGAGCTCGGCATCCGCCGCATCGCCTGCGAGGCCGGGATGCGGGCGGAGGGCATCGCCGCGCCCGAGCTGGCGAAAGGGGTGGAGGTGGCGGGGGTGGTCACTTTTCTCGGGGCCGTGGGCACGGGACAGCTGCTTTCCCTGTGA